One genomic window of Gossypium hirsutum isolate 1008001.06 chromosome D11, Gossypium_hirsutum_v2.1, whole genome shotgun sequence includes the following:
- the LOC107889384 gene encoding protein SPA1-RELATED 3, translated as MSSLRHRVLPPQLLLRWPKEASFCLWLLLPEPNSRPKMGELLQSEFLNEPRDNLEEREAAIELRERIEEEELLVEFLLLVQRRKQEVADRLQDTISFLCSDIAEVMKQQAILKEKGNSCMEPGKDDNSTSNLPSINIVDIDDSSSLGSRKRFRPGLRVPNVEECGDNLETRQKSDTQTENRESFLQKSSRLMKNFKKLEAAYFLARCRPVKQSGKPSCRQTPLNSDGRGSIVMTERSSVNNLTSKESCSESLESGWINPFLEGLCKYLSYSKLKVKANLKQGDLLNSSNLVCSLGFDRDAEFFATAGVNKKIKVFECDAVINQNRDIHYPVVEMASRSKLSSICWNSYIKSQIASSNFEGVVQVWDVTRSQVLTEMREHEKRVWSIDFSSADPTVLASGSDDGSVKLWSINQGASICTIKTKANVCCVQFPSESGRSLAFGSADHKIYYYDLRNSRIPLCTLVGHHKTVSYVKFVDANTLVSSSTDNTLKLWDLSVSNSRVIDTPVQSFTGHMNVKNFVGLSVSDGYIATGSETNEVFIYHKAFPMPALTFKFNNMDPLSGQEMDDAAQFISSVCWRGRSSTLVAANSTGNIKILEMV; from the exons ATGTCTAGTTTAAGACATCGAGTTCTTCCTCCACAGTTGCTACTAAGGTGGCCGAAGGAAGCTTCGTTTTGTTTGTGGTTGTTGCTTCCTGAGCCAAATAGTCGTCCAAAAATGGG TGAGTTGTTACAGAGCGAGTTTCTTAATGAACCAAGGGATAATCTGGAAGAACGTGAAGCGGCAATAGAGCTCCGGGAGAGAATAGAGGAGGAGGAGTTACTGGTGGAATTCCTTTTGCTTGTACAACGAAGGAAACAGGAAGTCGCTGATAGGTTGCAAGATACTATTTCTTTTCTGTGTTCCGACATTGCAGAAGTTATGAAGCAGCAAGCAATCTTAAAGGAAAAGGGAAACTCATGCATGGAACCAGGGAAAGATGACAATTCTACATCGAATCTTCCCTCAATAAATATTGTCGATATTGATGATTCTTCTAGCTTGGGATCTAGAAAACGATTTAGACCAGGACTTAGGGTTCCAAATGTTGAAGAATGTGGTGATAATCTAGAAACACGTCAAAAGTCTGATACACAGACTGAAAATCGAGAAAGTTTTCTCCAGAAAAGTTCTCGGTTGATGAAAAACTTTAAGAAACTCGAGGCAGCATATTTTTTAGCAAGGTGCAGACCAGTGAAGCAATCCGGGAAGCCATCATGTAGACAAACACCATTGAATAGTGATGGCCGAGGATCGATTGTTATGACCGAAAGAAGTTCCGTCAATAATTTAACATCGAAAGAGAGCTGTAGCGAGAGCTTGGAAAGTGGATGGATAAACCCATTCCTTGAGGGCTTGTGCAAGTATCTATCTTACAGCAAGTTAAAAGTTAAGGCAAATTTGAAACAAGGAGATTTATTAAATTCTTCTAATCTGGTATGCTCTCTCGGATTTGATCGCGACGCAGAATTTTTTGCTACAGCTGGTGTAAATAAGAAGATTAAAGTATTTGAATGCGATGCGGTCATAAATCAAAATCGTGACATCCACTATCCTGTGGTTGAAATGGCTAGTCGTTCAAAGCTAAGCAGTATATGTTGGAATAGTTATATTAAAAGTCAGATTGCATCGAGTAACTTTGAAGGAGTGGTGCAG GTGTGGGATGTCACAAGAAGTCAAGTACTCACTGAAATGAGAGAACACGAGAAACGCGTATGGTCCATCGACTTTTCATCAGCAGATCCAACAGTTTTGGCTAGTGGGAGCGATGACGGCTCTGTAAAGCTATGGAGTATCAATCAG GGAGCAAGTATTTGTACCATCAAGACAAAGGCCAATGTTTGCTGCGTCCAGTTTCCTTCCGAATCTGGTCGTTCTCTTGCATTCGGATCAGCTGATCATAAAATTTATTACTATGATCTTCGAAACTCTAGGATTCCTCTGTGCACACTAGTTGGACACCATAAAACCGTGAGTTACGTCAAGTTTGTTGATGCAAATACTCTCGTGTCTTCTTCCACGGATAATACTTTGAAGCTTTGGGATTTGTCAGTGAGCAATTCTCGGGTTATTGATACTCCCGTTCAGTCCTTTACCGGCCACATGAATGTAAAG AACTTTGTGGGCTTGTCGGTATCCGATGGTTACATTGCTACTGGCTCCGAGACTAATGAG GTATTCATATACCATAAAGCTTTCCCGATGCCAGCGTTGACATTCAAGTTCAACAACATGGATCCACTTTCTGGACAAGAAATGGATGATGCCGCGCAGTTTATCTCGTCTGTTTGTTGGCGTGGCCGGTCTTCTACCCTAGTAGCTGCAAATTCCACCGGGAATATCAAAATTCTGGAGATGGTTTAG
- the LOC107889386 gene encoding beta-glucuronosyltransferase GlcAT14B has product MASSKMEKKCVCPVVLSSLVCAFVFVTSLNMGLVSSVHKFNSIFPIFSAHQRMSEYAESKIELGTPPPPGPTLPRFAYLVSGSKGDLEKLWRTLHALYHPRNEYVVHLDLEAPPEERLALASRIDNHTVFNKVGNVYMISKANMVTYRGPTMVANTLHACAVLLKRNKDWDWFINLSASDYPLVTQDDLVYTFSALNRNLNFIEHTSNLGWKANERAMPLIVDPGLYMSTKSDIYLATPRRTLPTAFKLFTGSAWTVLSRPFVEFCVWGWDNLPRTLLMYYTNFVSSPEGYFQTVVCNVPEFAKTVVNHDLHYISWDNPPKQHPHILNINDTDKMIRSNAAFARKFKHDDPVLDKIDADLLGRAKGSFTPGAWCSEKPTCSEVGDSNKIKPGPGAQRLCQLIARLAMKANNGQDQCR; this is encoded by the exons ATGGCGTCCTCGAAAATGGAGAAGAAATGTGTGTGCCCTGTTGTGCTTAGTTCACTAGTATGTGCGTTTGTTTTTGTTACTTCCTTAAATATGGGGCTTGTATCTTCGGTTCACAAATTCAACTCGATTTTCCCCATTTTTTCGGCTCATCAAAGGATGTCGGAATATGCTGAATCGAAGATCGAGTTAGGTACACCGCCACCTCCTGGTCCGACGTTACCTCGTTTTGCTTATTTGGTTTCGGGATCAAAAGGTGATTTGGAAAAGCTTTGGAGGACGCTTCATGCGTTGTACCATCCGCGGAACGAATACGTAGTTCATTTGGACCTCGAGGCACCACCTGAGGAAAGATTAGCGCTTGCATCCCGGATCGATAACCATACAGTTTTCAACAAAGTTGGGAATGTTTATATGATCAGTAAGGCTAATATGGTTACTTATAGAGGGCCTACAATGGTTGCTAATACACTCCATGCTTGTGCTGTTCTTCTTAAGAGAAACAAAGATTGGGATTGGTTTATAAATCTCAGTGCATCAGATTATCCTCTGGTGACTCAAGATG ATCTTGTTTATACATTTTCTGCTTTAAACCGGAACCTTAACTTTATAGAGCACACGAGCAATCTTGGTTGGAAAGC GAATGAAAGAGCTATGCCTTTGATTGTAGATCCTGGACTTTACATGTCAACCAAGTCTGATATATATTTGGCCACACCAAGGAGAACATTGCCTACAGCATTTAAACTGTTTACTG GTTCGGCATGGACAGTTTTATCTCGTCCATTTGTAGAGTTCTGTGTTTGGGGTTGGGATAATCTACCAAGAACACTTCTCATGTATTACACAAACTTCGTCTCCTCCCCTGAAGGCTACTTTCAGACAGTCGTATGCAACGTTCCCGAGTTTGCCAAGACGGTTGTCAACCATGATTTGCATTATATTTCGTGGGATAATCCCCCGAAACAACACCCACACATCCTTAACATTAATGACACAGATAAGATGATACGGAGCAACGCAGCATTTGCCCGGAAATTCAAACACGATGATCCCGTCTTGGACAAGATTGATGCAGATTTGCTTGGCAGGGCAAAGGGGAGTTTCACTCCTGGCGCTTGGTGTTCCGAAAAACCAACATGTTCAGAAGTTGGGGACTCGAACAAGATCAAGCCAGGTCCAGGAGCTCAAAGGCTTTGCCAACTCATAGCTAGGTTAGCTATGAAAGCTAATAACGGTCAAGATCAGTGTAGATAG